One Spinacia oleracea cultivar Varoflay chromosome 4, BTI_SOV_V1, whole genome shotgun sequence DNA segment encodes these proteins:
- the LOC110800151 gene encoding uncharacterized protein At4g06744: protein MSKKSSILATHFIPTILIFLSLCSTYQFVVVVATSRPNREALDIVIGGEPFTIGPSPAPESPADCPPPPPPPPPPPPCPTPSPLPSLPPVSLPPPSLPPPSPSSPPPSPTSPFLDEANVQKATKVIQRFIKGISSDKCGLSKSLKYTNATNLCKNPKFNCTILPSKNPLRNKEVVYSIQFNLCDIMGKTITIDGFIDKLPDVSIFHANSNGFGGNIPVLSHLRYLFELDLSNNKYSGNFPMNVLGATKLSFLDLRFNSFVGPIPPGLFNLRLLALFINNNNFEQDLPSNLGSTTAAFLTFANNKFTGPIPKSIGLASNTLLEVLFLNNKLSGCLPYEIGLLNEARVFDVSRNVLTGPIPRSFACLRSMQFLVLEKNEFYGTVPEEVCKLRNLTRLSLCDNYFTQVGPECMKLIHKGVLDMRHNCVLGLPDQRDPTTCAGFFRKHKGCGEYENKMTQYLPCKKTAEYLNSEMLFEGVPQSQPTVTYGALSPNFN, encoded by the coding sequence ATGTCTAAGAAATCCTCCATTTTAGCTACTCATTTTATACCCACAATCTTAATCTTTCTGTCATTATGCTCAACTTACCAATTTGTTGTAGTAGTAGCCACTTCTAGACCAAATAGAGAAGCCTTAGACATTGTCATAGGCGGCGAGCCTTTTACCATTGGTCCCTCTCCGGCCCCTGAATCCCCCGCGGATtgccctccaccaccaccaccaccaccaccaccaccaccatgcCCCACCCCGTCACCACTACCATCGTTACCACCTGTATCATTACCACCTCCATCGTTaccaccaccatcaccgtcATCTCCACCACCATCCCCAACATCCCCATTCCTAGACGAAGCAAATGTCCAAAAAGCCACAAAAGTCATACAACGATTCATTAAAGGGATTAGTAGTGACAAGTGTGGGCTTTCCAAAAGCCTTAAGTACACCAATGCTACTAACTTGTGTAAAAACCCAAAGTTTAATTGTACAATTCTTCCGTCCAAAAACCCCTTAAGAAACAAAGAAGTTGTCTACTCGATTCAATTCAATCTGTGTGATATTATGGGGAAGACCATTACCATCGATGGCTTCATCGACAAGCTTCCTGATGTGTCCATTTTTCATGCAAATTCCAACGGTTTTGGGGGTAACATACCGGTGTTAAGCCATCTTCGTTACCTCTTTGAATTAGATCTTAGTAACAACAAGTATTCTGGGAACTTCCCTATGAATGTCCTTGGTGCTACCAAATTATCCTTCTTGGACCTCCGTTTTAACTCCTTCGTGGGCCCCATTCCTCCTGGCCTTTTTAATTTGCGGTTGTTGGCCCTTTttattaacaataataattttGAGCAGGACCTTCCATCTAACTTGGGCTCCACCACGGCGGCTTTCCTCACCTTTGCTAACAATAAGTTCACAGGCCCAATACCGAAGTCCATTGGGCTAGCCTCGAATACCCTCCTAGAGGTTCTCTTCTTAAACAACAAGCTATCGGGATGCCTTCCTTACGAGATTGGGCTTCTCAATGAGGCCCGTGTTTTTGACGTTTCAAGGAACGTCTTAACGGGCCCGATACCCCGGTCGTTCGCCTGTTTAAGGAGTATGCAGTTCTTAGTACTGGAAAAGAATGAGTTTTATGGTACTGTGCCTGAGGAGGTGTGTAAGTTGCGTAATTTGACGAGATTGAGCTTGTGTGATAATTACTTCACCCAAGTTGGGCCGGAATGCATGAAGCTAATCCATAAAGGAGTGTTGGATATGAGACACAATTGTGTATTGGGCCTTCCGGATCAGAGAGACCCGACGACGTGTGCCGGGTTTTTTCGTAAACACAAGGGTTGTGGTGAATATGAGAATAAAATGACCCAATATTTGCCTTGCAAGAAAACTGCTGAATATCTGAATTCTGAAATGTTGTTTGAAGGGGTCCCACAATCTCAGCCAACAGTTACTTATGGTGCTCTAAgtcctaattttaattaa